The sequence ACAATATAAAGAGTCGAGCGCAGAATTGAAGTCTCAATTAGAGGTTGTTGAAAAAAAGTTGTTGGATATTCTGTATCAAATTCCAAACGTACCTTACGAATTGGTAAAAGCAGGAGCTTCTGCAGACGATAACGAAATTATTTATCAGTCTCACGATGTGGAAGGTTTAGGCGAAGGTGCAATTCCTCATTGGGAACTGGCGAAAAAATATAACTTAATTGATTTTGAATTAGGTGTAAAAATCGCAGGTGCTGGTTTTCCTGTGTATTTTGGGAAAGGCGCGAGATTGCAGAGAGCTTTGGTTCAATATTTTTTAGATAAAAATGTGGATGCCGGCTATCTTGAAGTCAATCCGCCTCATGTTGTGAACGAAGCTTCAGGGTACGGAACGGGACAGTTGCCGGACAAAGAAGGCCAAATGTACTACATCAATGCAGATGATTTATATTTAATTCCTACAGCAGAAGTTCCGGTGACAAATTTGTACCGTGATGTTTTGTTGGATGAAAAAGATCTTCCAATTAAAAACACGGCATTTTCTCAGTGTTACAGAAGAGAAGCAGGAAGTTACGGGGCTCATGTAAGAGGTCTGAACCGTCTTCACCAATTTGAAAAGGTAGAAATCGTAAGATTAGAAAAGCCTGAAAATTCTTACGCTGTTTTGGAAGAAATGGTAGAGCACATTAAAGAAATCCTTACTGATCTTGAATTGCCTTACCGAGTTTTAAGATTGTGTGGTGGAGATACAGGTTTTGCATCTGCAATGACGTATGATTTTGAAGTTTGGAGTGCAGCTCAGGAGAAATGGCTGGAAGTGAGTTCTGTTTCAAATTTTGAAACGTTCCAAGCAAACAGATTGAAGTGTCGTTACAAAGCTGATGGTAAAACTCAGTTGGTACATACTTTAAACGGTTCTGCAATGGCGTTGCCGAGAATTATGGCAGCATTGCTTGAAAACAATCAGACTGAGGAAGGTATTAAGCTTCCAAAGAAAATCGCTGAATATGCGAGATTTGAATTGATTAATTAAAATTTTACAATAGTAATACAATAAAAGCCATCCGATTCGGATGGCTTTTGTCATTTTGACAGATTATTTGATAGGCTATCTCTGTATCATCTCTGTATGCTTTCTGTATCAAAAATGTATTTTATCTTATTAAAGGTTTTGTGTGAGTTCTGTAATGTTGGCAGGGTTGTCTGTTGCATGAACGGTGATTTTATCACCTGCTAAATCAGAATTGGATGCGGTTGCTGTGTATATCCATTCTGCACCGTTATCAACCGCATTTCCTTCTTCTACAAGTATGCCGTCTGCATTTTCAATCTTTACGGTAACTGATATCACTTGAAAATCATCAGTCGCAGTAATCTTAATTAAATCTCCCGGATTTCCGCTGTAGTTTGATAGGTCGATTTCTTCGATGTCGGGTGCATTCAGCAAATCTGCTACTGCAACATTATAAGTCGTAATTCCTGAGGAGCTGTCTGACTTTATACCGTACATCTGGTTTTTAACAGGATCTGCCAATGCTGATTTTGCGTACAATACTGCTTTCTGAAATTTCAATTTGTGAGCTTTCTGTTTATCAGACAATTCACCAGTGCGTTCTTTGGGAGCTTTAGATACAATTGTTTTGCCATTTCTTTGGCTGAATACCAATAAATCTCCTACTTTTCCACTTAAGCCATGGGTTACAATGTTGTTTTTACTTTCTGCCATTATTTGTGGTTTTTAAATTAATAATGAACCAAATGTAGCTAATTTGATAATTTGTGGTAAATATTTAACTTATTTTATAAATATTAGATAATTTTCATAATAAAAATCACTCATACTTAATGTACAAAATATAATATAAATTAATTTATGCGACACCTTTTGTCGCTATACGCAATTATATTTGTGATATTGATACAATAAAATCTATATTAATTCTCATTCATGAGAAAATCTATTAAGTTAAGAAAGGTTAAATTCGCAAAAAATAATAATTACCGAATCATGAAAAAACTCTACACGAGTGCAGTTCTACTATGTACAACTGCCGTATTGTATTCGCAGGATGTTGTATGGCAAAAAGACATTAAATCCTCCACTCAGGATTTTCTCTCACAAGTCACCACAACAATCGATCAGCAATATCTTATTACAGGAAGCTCTATTCAATCGCAGAAGCTTATTTCCGAAAACAAACAAAACAACGGTTACGATTTTCATCTCGTAAAACTCAATCAACAAGGTGAAGAAGTCTGGGAAAAATATTTTTCGGGACAGAATCATGACTTTCTCTCGGCCACAGTGGCGACTCAGGAAGGTGGTTTTCTGTTGGCCGGGACTTCTTACTCCAGAAAAGGTTTAGACAAAAAAGAGGAATCTAAAGGCGGATCTGATATCTGGCTGATCAGAATTAATGAATTTGGAGATGAGCTATGGCAGAAAACTTTGGGAACTTCTCAGGATGAGGAAGCCAGAGCGGTGATTCAAACTACAGATTTTGGATTTTTTGTTGCCGGAAATGGTACAGCCCTTCGACAAGCTCAGGATTCGAAAGGTTTTGGGTCTAAAGATGTCCTGATCTCAAGAATCGATAAAAATGGGAAAGAGCTTTCACAGATTATTTTAGGAGGAAAAGGATTGGATGAAGTGGAAAAAATGATTCCTACTCTTGATGGAGGTGCATTATTGGGAATTTACTCCAGAAGTACTACAGGTGGATCAAAGAAAACTGAAAACTTCGGGGAAGGAGATTTTTGGGTGGTGAAGCTGAGCAGAGACGGAAAAGTGGAATGGGAGAAGAACTTTGGAGGAAAAGGCGATGATCATTTAAGAACTTTAGCGATGACTTCAACAGGATTTATCGTTGGCGGAGAATCAAGATCTGAAAGGTCAGGAAATAAATCTGTAGGCATTGAAGAAGGAACTGATATTTGGTTAATATCCTTAAATGATCGAGGTGAAGAACTGTGGCAGAAATCTTACAATTTTAAGAACAGAGATGTTCTGATGGGCATGAATGTGGTAAAAACCGGAGACGATAAAAGCTCGAAAGGAATTTTGCTCGGAGGTTATACTCAGGCGGAAGGGAGAATAGAAGCAGATGATGAAACCTTTTGGATGCTTTATCTGAATCAGGATGGCAACGAGCAGTGGAGAAAACATGTGAAAGGAGAATCGAGAAAAAAGAAGAAAGGTTATCTGATATTAAATTAAACCGAGACGGCTCAATTATATTGGCAGGAACAAGTGCTGAAGAGCTAGGCAAAGAGAACTGGAAAATCGTAAAGCTGGGTGATAAACAACTGGATCAGCTGATTGAAAAACTAGACATTAAGATTTATCCGAATCCTGTATCTGATTACTGCTATGTTGAGATTGGTTTTGACTTTAAGGAAGCAGATATTTTGCTGTATGATATGGGCGGAAGACAGCTCCAAACACTAAAAACCAAGAACAAAGTAACCAAGATCAATACACAGAACCTGATTCAGGGAGCGTACTTAGTGACTATAAAAACAGATACGAATAAAACGGCGAATGCTAAATTGATTAAAAAGTAAATACAAATGATAAATATATTAAAAAAAATCTTCTTTATAAGTACAATACTTCGCTAAAAACCTCACGTCGCAATCTTCAACAGGTTATGTTTTTGTTGTGTAAAAAAAATTATATGAAAAAATTTTATTTTGTTATCTATTTGTTTTTTTTGTCGTTACGTGTTTTTTCTCAGGAATTTTCCAAAATTGTACCAGTAAATCCCAACGTAGCTTCGCTATTTAAATCTACAATAACCCCTGTTAATGAATATAGCGGCTTAGCCAATGTTTCAATTCCTTTATACACTGTAACAGAAGGTGCTATTACCGTACCTCTTTCTTTAAGCTATAATAATAGTGGAATTCAGGTTTCGGAAGAATCAGGAATTGTAGGCTTGGGATGGACTTTAAATACAGGTGGTGCAATAACAAGAATGGTTAATGGGAATGATGATTTTAATACTTCAAGTGTCGGTTATTTACGGCATGGTAAACGGTACCCCGACCCTTATATTTTTCCTGAACCTGATGCTTATTTCGATCCAAATCAATACGGTCTTGTTAATGCAAATTCGGAGTGCAAATTTTTGGTAAACGGTAATCTTACAAGTTTCGATCAAACTATTTTTCCATATTATTATCAAGACTACGATTTTATGCCGGATGTATTTTATTATAGCTTTAACGGCTATTCTGGATCCTTTGTATTGGATTCAAACGCAAATGTTGTATTGATGAAAAAAGAAGGCTTGAAGATTTTAGTAGATAGGTCTGGTGGAAGCCAATCAGTGAAATTTACAATTACAACGGAAGATGGAACAATTTATGAATTTAACAAAACTGAATTCACTAATTTTTCGGGTACTGGTCTTGGTATCCAAGGATATACCTCTTCTTGGTATCTTTCAAAAATTACTGACATTTCAGGTAACCATATCGATTTTATATATGAAAATAAGGAAAATATAGTTCCTTTACGATCATTTACCCAAAACTTTGAAATTAAATCCTGTATTCATTTCCCAGCTCTTAACGATTCTAGTCAAGATTGTACAAATCCGATAGCAAGTTTTAAAGAATATGCTGGTCCCTATACTACCATTGAAGGGATTTATTTATCTGAAATACATTTTAGTAATGGAAAAGTAAAGTTAAATTATTCGAATTACAATGTCAGAACTGATTTAAAAGGATATTATTTAAATTCAATTGAGATTAAAGATAATACAAATAATATTGTCAAACGAAATGATTTTAATTATTCTTATTTTGGCAATATTAGTAATGGAGGTTCAAAAAGCCTGACTCAAGGGGATTATTCACAATCGATATATTCTTTGGGTAGTGAATCGCATCTTAACCTTAGGCTACGATTGGATAGTGTGACTGAAGATTCTGTAAAAACCCATAGTTTTGAATATAACTCTGGTTATAATAATTATGTTCCCAATAAGACAACTTTAGATCAGGATTATTGGGGGTTTTACAACGGAGCCAATAACACCCGATCTTTTATTCCATCAGTCAATCCTAATATTTCGGGATTTCAACGCAGTTTTTTTGTTGCAGCCAATAGAGAACCTAATGATGTTCATGCAAAACTTTTTAGCCTGAATAAAATTACCTACCCAACAAAAGGCTCAACAGTATTTGATTATGAGACAAATACTTTTGACAAAATACAACTTGCAACCCAGACAACCACACAATCGATAACAGCTAAAGCAGACGAAACAACTCCATACACTGTATCTGTACCATTTACACCCCAAATACCTTTTAGAATTGTAGCTTCCTTTGTTCTTCAGGGATGGAACTCATCCATGTCCCCAAATAAGCCTTATGTCAATTTCCCAACCACTTTTAATCTTAAGCTTAAAAAAGCTGATGGTACGGAGTTAAGGTATTATTACTTCCCGTCCGATGTAGGAAATCAGCAGTGGAATAATGTACCAGGGAGCTCTTATGCTGGGTATGTATATCCTGCTGAAGAATTTGGCACACAACAGCATCCAATTAGTGGTAATCAATTTATACTCGAAGCCTATTTTAATGATCAAAATGGATTGTTAATGGGCGTAGCTAATATAAGGGCAAGTTGGGATGAACTTGTATCATCCTATTATTCGAAAGGTGGCGGGTTACGTATTAAGTCAATTTCAGATTCTGATTCAGACGGCAGTTTGAAAATGAAAAGAGCATTCAACTATCATTATATAAACGTGATAAATGGACAGACAGTCCAGAAGTCTTATGGCAAATTACACACTTCGAAAGTAAGATACGAACGTGAACATTCTTATACCTATAGCGGACAAATTAATAATCAAGTAAGAAATCCTGTGATAGTTGGTAGTTCAAATTCTATTAACGTTTTTTCAAAAGATGCCGGCAGTTATGTTGGTTACGACCAAGTGGAAACTGTTTACGTGAGCGATAATGTTAATAATGGGAAGCAAATTAAAAAGTTTTACAATGTAACAGATGATTTGCAAGGCTTGTCTACTCCACTAATTAAGGGTCGAGACGATTACTATCGTTTTCCTACCTTGAAAAGTCCTCGCAATGGACTGAATTATATGACGGAAAACTACAAGCGGCAAGGGAATTTCTATAGTTTGGTTAGTAAGATTGAGAATGATTACGATATCAATGGATTTTCTGCATCTAATTTTGACCTTCATACATTGTATCATAATTCTGATTATATTATTGGTGCCAAAAAAGAAAATTTTGCTTTGGCGGACGGTAATTATATGGGTTGTGGTTATTTTCAATTTCAATTATATCCATATTATTCCAATTTAATCCAGCAAACAGCTATAAGAGAAACTTTATATGACATTAATGGACAAAATCCTGTTTTAAATGGGCAAAAATTTTATTATGAGAATGGGATGCATCTTCAAAAAACAAGAATTGAATCCACTTATAGTTCAGGCGAAGTTTTAGAAACCAAGATTTACTATCCCGACGATATTTCATCTACGGCAAGTTTAGCTGAAGGTGGCAATTTAACATCCTATGAATATACGCAAATTGATCGATTAAAGGCCGATGATTTACATCGTATAGCGACTCCTATACAAACTGTTACTAAAAGAAATGGTCAGATAACATCAATTCAACGTAATTTATTTAAAACGGATGATGGCATTGTGCTTCCAAGCTCTGTTTTATCTTACGATTTACAAACCCCAACAACTTCATTCACAGAAGTCACCTATGATCAATACGATGTAAAGGGCAATTTGTTGCAATACACGACGAAAGACGGCATTCCCACTGCCATTATCTGGGGATATAACGGTACTCAGCCGATAGCCAAAGTGACAGGAGCTGCTTACGCACAAGTGAGCAATCTGGCAACTGCAATTATTACTGCTTCAGATCTTGATGCTTCGAATCCTTCTAGCGAACCTGCATTGATTAATGCATTAGATGCATTCAGAAAAGATTCAGGTTTATATAATTACCAAATCACAACTTACACTTATGATCCATTAATCGGAGTGACGAGCATCACCCCACCGTCAGGAATCAGAGAGGTTTATTTCTATGATTCTGCTAACAGATTGAAAGAAATAAAGCAGCAGGAAATAGATGTAAACGGAAATGTAGTTTATAAACTGCTGAAAGAATACCAATACAACTACAAACACTAAGACACGATGAAAAAAAAATAATTCCTATAAGTGCTTTATTAATCTCAGGTTTGGCACAAGCACAGCTCAGCACGGCAGAAAACTATGTGTACAGCAAGACTTATCTTGATTATACTGGAACTACGCCAACAAAAACGGCAGAAACCGTTCAGTATATGGATGGTTTGGGAAGACCCAAACAAGTCGTGAATATTAAAGCTTCACCATTAGGCAGAGATGTGGTTACCCATATCGAATATGACGGTTTTGGAAGACAGGTGAAAGACTATCTTCCTATACCTCAGAGTGGAACAATGAATGGTGCTATTGTGCCAACACCCCTTGCCAATGCCACACAAACCGACATCTACGGATCAGAGAAAATATATGCAGAAAAAATCTTAGAGAACTCACCACTAGACAGAATCCAACAGCAGATTCAGGTAGGAAACGACTGGACTAATAAACCTGTAAAATTTGATTATGATGCCAACGCAGCTAGCGACTATGTAAGAAAATATGAAACTACTACGACATGGGTTGAAGGCAGAACGCAAACCGCTGTTCAGCTCCTTCAATATTTCCAGCCCTCACAGTTATACAAGAACACCATAACTGATGAAGACGGAAACAAAACCATAGAATTCAAAAACGGACAAGGGCAGACTCTTCTCGTGAGAAAAGTTCTGAGTGCTACAGAAAATGCAGATACCTATTATGTGTATAACGAATATAATCAGCTCGCATTTGTTATTCCGCCATTAGCTTCGGCACCTACGATAGAACCATCCACCGTAGAAAACCTTTATTATCAATACCGCTATGACGGTAGAAAACGTTTGGTAGAAAAGAAACTTCCCGGAAAAGGATGGGAATATATGGTGTATGATAAAGCAGACAGGCTTATTCTAACCCGAGATGCGAATTTGCAGCAGCAGGGAAAATGGCTCATTACAAAGTATGATTCATTTGGCAGAGTGATTTATACAGGGATTATTGCAGGAGGAGCAAGAGAAAGTATACAGAGCCAGGCAGGAAATCAGGTGGTTATAGAAAGTACAAACGGCAGCTTCACAAAGAACGGCATGCAGATCTATTATTCTAACGGAATATTTCCCAACCTTGAAACCGTGTTATCGGTAAATTATTATGATATTTATCCTGTAGGAAGCCCTGCAATACCGACCCAAGTTTTGGGACAGAATATCCTGCACGAAAATGCACAGCTATACAACATCAGCACAAAAAGTTTACCTGTTGCTTCTTATGTAAAGAATATTGAGGATGACAATTGGACAAAGAACTATACATGGTATGACACCAAAGGAAGGCCTGTTGCAAGCCATTCTGTCAATTATCTGGGAGGATATACCAAAACGGAATCTTTGCTCGATTTTTCGGGAACTCAGCTACAGGCAGTTACAAAACACAAAAGGTTGGACAGCGATACTGAAAGAGTGATTACTGAGAATTTCACCTACGATCATCAGAACAGGTTGAAAACGCACACCCATCAGATTGATAACAACCCGGGTGAATATTTAGCTCAAAACGAATACAATCCGCTCTCACAACTAAAAACTAAAAAAGTAGGCGGTACGAGTTTGGGAACTGGACTTCAGACTATAGATTACGCTTACAACATCAGAGGATGGATGACCAAAATCAATGACCCTGCTAACTTAGGTAACGATCTTTTTGGATATAAAATAAAATATAATGAGAGGGAAGGCTTAGAAACTCCTGATGCTTTAGACGGAACATTAAAAGTGATTCCGAGATTCAATGGGAATATTGCCGAAGTAGATTGGAAAACGGCAACAAATCCTAATGACAATCTAAGAAGATATGGGTACGTTTATGACGGATTAAACAGACTAAAGGCAGGGTTTTATCAGAATGGAGTAAATCCTGGAGCGAATGAATTCTTTGAAAAAATAACCTACGATCTTAATGGAAATATCACTAACCTCAAAAGGTCGGAAGGAATGTTATTGGGCAGTGCAACTGCAATGACCATTGATAATCTTGATTATAATTATACAGGAAACAGGCTCAATACGGTTACAGACCTCTCGGGTCAATACAATGGCTACCCTGATACATCAGGAAATCCGATTAGTTATGACTTGAATGGAAACATGTCTACAAATAAAGATAAAGGTATTTTAGGAATCAGCTATAACATATTAAACCTTCCTAGTAGAATTACCTTTTATGCAGGGTTGTCATTAAGAAGCGGAATTATCAGAAATAATACTACTCATACCTATCGTTCAGATGGAGTGAAGTTAACGAAAATCTACAAATTTGCACCCTACAATCCTATGGGTACAGCAACTGAGTTATCTACTGAAACAACAGAATACTTAGACGGATTCCAATATAAGACAGGATCAGTGGTAATGCTTGGACCTAGGCCAATTGGTCTTAGAGCAGTATTAGAATTTCGTCCTACTTCTGAAGGCTATTTTGATTTTGTAAAAAATAAGTATATTTACAATTACACAGATCATTTGGGAAATGTGAGATTAAGCTACCGAAGTAATGATAGTAGCATACAAGTTATTGAAGAAAATAATTATTATCCTTTTGGGTTGAAGCACGAAGGATACAATGCTTTAGCTGGAAACCCAAGTTATCAGTATAAGTACAATGGGAAGGAACTTCAAGAGACCGGAATGTATGATTATGGCGCAAGATTTTATATGCCGGATATCGGAAGATGGGGCGTTGTTGATCCGCTAGCGGAGAAGTATTTTAATTTTTCACCATTTAATTACACTGCAAATAATCCTATTCTTTATATTGATCCAGATGGAATGCAGCTTGATTTAAGTAATATTATGAAAAAAGGTAATGAAGAGCAATACAAAGCTTTTGTTTTCTTTGCTAGGACTAAAGATGGGCAAGCTTTTTTATCTAAGTATATGGAAAAGGGACAGACTATTACTTATGGAGGAAAAACAATTTTTGAAGCGAAAGCAAATGGTGAGTTTCATAATAATGGAATTGATTTATCATATGGAGTTAAAACGGATTCATCTGTAGGAGCATCTACTACAGGTAAAATGAGAGACGAACAAGGTAAAGTCTCAATTTTGATTTCAAATAATGCATATGGCGATTCTGGAAGCCAATTTTTTAATAACTTAAGACAGATAGTACATGAATCTTTTCTTCATGCTGATTTGGAGGCTAATGACCTCATAGATGATGGCTATACAAACTCAAGTAGTATTCCAAAAGAATACAGAAAATACGATACTTGGAGTTCCCAACATGGACAACATTATTATATTCAAAATGAGTATTTGAAAGATCCTAAAAATAATAAAGTAAATACATATACTAAAGAAGGTTTTCAAATTTTAAAACAAGCTAATGAAGCTTTAAAATTAAAACTAGGTGATTCTAAAATAAAAAAAGAAATGTGGAATTTTAACGGTTCTATGATAAAAGTAGATGGAAATGGAAATTTGAAACATAAAGATCAATAGTATTATGAAAATAATTAATTTTATAATAACCTGTATGTTGTTATTATCTTGTAATAACGAAAAGAAACAATATATTGAATTAACATTGGGATCCAGCATGGATCCCAATGAGCCAAGGATTGGAATTCTTATTGATGATAAAGATTCTCTCTATATGTGTAAGGAAATTATAGGAACAACTAATAAGAATACTAAATATGAAT comes from Chryseobacterium sp. 3008163 and encodes:
- the serS gene encoding serine--tRNA ligase, with the protein product MLQVNFLRENKERVLEGLQKRQFKGLELVDEAIVTDEERKRIQFELDSQFSEINKISKEIGMLMKEGKREEAEASKSKTAQYKESSAELKSQLEVVEKKLLDILYQIPNVPYELVKAGASADDNEIIYQSHDVEGLGEGAIPHWELAKKYNLIDFELGVKIAGAGFPVYFGKGARLQRALVQYFLDKNVDAGYLEVNPPHVVNEASGYGTGQLPDKEGQMYYINADDLYLIPTAEVPVTNLYRDVLLDEKDLPIKNTAFSQCYRREAGSYGAHVRGLNRLHQFEKVEIVRLEKPENSYAVLEEMVEHIKEILTDLELPYRVLRLCGGDTGFASAMTYDFEVWSAAQEKWLEVSSVSNFETFQANRLKCRYKADGKTQLVHTLNGSAMALPRIMAALLENNQTEEGIKLPKKIAEYARFELIN
- a CDS encoding T9SS C-terminal target domain-containing protein, with amino-acid sequence MKKLYTSAVLLCTTAVLYSQDVVWQKDIKSSTQDFLSQVTTTIDQQYLITGSSIQSQKLISENKQNNGYDFHLVKLNQQGEEVWEKYFSGQNHDFLSATVATQEGGFLLAGTSYSRKGLDKKEESKGGSDIWLIRINEFGDELWQKTLGTSQDEEARAVIQTTDFGFFVAGNGTALRQAQDSKGFGSKDVLISRIDKNGKELSQIILGGKGLDEVEKMIPTLDGGALLGIYSRSTTGGSKKTENFGEGDFWVVKLSRDGKVEWEKNFGGKGDDHLRTLAMTSTGFIVGGESRSERSGNKSVGIEEGTDIWLISLNDRGEELWQKSYNFKNRDVLMGMNVVKTGDDKSSKGILLGGYTQAEGRIEADDETFWMLYLNQDGNEQWRKHVKGESRKKKKGYLILN
- a CDS encoding T9SS type A sorting domain-containing protein → MAGTSAEELGKENWKIVKLGDKQLDQLIEKLDIKIYPNPVSDYCYVEIGFDFKEADILLYDMGGRQLQTLKTKNKVTKINTQNLIQGAYLVTIKTDTNKTANAKLIKK
- a CDS encoding DUF6443 domain-containing protein — protein: MAQAQLSTAENYVYSKTYLDYTGTTPTKTAETVQYMDGLGRPKQVVNIKASPLGRDVVTHIEYDGFGRQVKDYLPIPQSGTMNGAIVPTPLANATQTDIYGSEKIYAEKILENSPLDRIQQQIQVGNDWTNKPVKFDYDANAASDYVRKYETTTTWVEGRTQTAVQLLQYFQPSQLYKNTITDEDGNKTIEFKNGQGQTLLVRKVLSATENADTYYVYNEYNQLAFVIPPLASAPTIEPSTVENLYYQYRYDGRKRLVEKKLPGKGWEYMVYDKADRLILTRDANLQQQGKWLITKYDSFGRVIYTGIIAGGARESIQSQAGNQVVIESTNGSFTKNGMQIYYSNGIFPNLETVLSVNYYDIYPVGSPAIPTQVLGQNILHENAQLYNISTKSLPVASYVKNIEDDNWTKNYTWYDTKGRPVASHSVNYLGGYTKTESLLDFSGTQLQAVTKHKRLDSDTERVITENFTYDHQNRLKTHTHQIDNNPGEYLAQNEYNPLSQLKTKKVGGTSLGTGLQTIDYAYNIRGWMTKINDPANLGNDLFGYKIKYNEREGLETPDALDGTLKVIPRFNGNIAEVDWKTATNPNDNLRRYGYVYDGLNRLKAGFYQNGVNPGANEFFEKITYDLNGNITNLKRSEGMLLGSATAMTIDNLDYNYTGNRLNTVTDLSGQYNGYPDTSGNPISYDLNGNMSTNKDKGILGISYNILNLPSRITFYAGLSLRSGIIRNNTTHTYRSDGVKLTKIYKFAPYNPMGTATELSTETTEYLDGFQYKTGSVVMLGPRPIGLRAVLEFRPTSEGYFDFVKNKYIYNYTDHLGNVRLSYRSNDSSIQVIEENNYYPFGLKHEGYNALAGNPSYQYKYNGKELQETGMYDYGARFYMPDIGRWGVVDPLAEKYFNFSPFNYTANNPILYIDPDGMQLDLSNIMKKGNEEQYKAFVFFARTKDGQAFLSKYMEKGQTITYGGKTIFEAKANGEFHNNGIDLSYGVKTDSSVGASTTGKMRDEQGKVSILISNNAYGDSGSQFFNNLRQIVHESFLHADLEANDLIDDGYTNSSSIPKEYRKYDTWSSQHGQHYYIQNEYLKDPKNNKVNTYTKEGFQILKQANEALKLKLGDSKIKKEMWNFNGSMIKVDGNGNLKHKDQ